A section of the Pseudovibrio sp. M1P-2-3 genome encodes:
- the ubiA gene encoding 4-hydroxybenzoate octaprenyltransferase, producing MAEGWADKMFKTQDTGPVADAVEDHWVDTKLPKFLRPYARLARWDRPIGWWLLLWPCWWSLALATVADGALYPNLWYMVLFLIGAVAMRGAGCTYNDLVDRDIDGKVERTRSRPIPSGQVTPFQAKIFMLVQAFVGLVVLLQFNNYTILLGFSSLLIVAAYPFMKRITNWPQFVLGLAFNWGALVGWSAMFGSLSLVPILLYSAGIFWTIGYDTIYAFQDIEDDALIGVKSTARLFEKHPVIALSCFYGTALLLFLLALVMAGGQGPAYAGILIVGAHLFTQIRTLDVADREKCLKLFKSNNQLGWVLFLGLLADAVWAYVI from the coding sequence ATGGCCGAGGGTTGGGCAGACAAAATGTTTAAAACGCAAGATACTGGTCCAGTGGCTGATGCCGTTGAAGATCATTGGGTAGATACCAAGCTCCCAAAATTTCTCAGGCCTTATGCTCGTCTTGCCCGCTGGGACCGACCAATAGGGTGGTGGCTTTTATTGTGGCCGTGCTGGTGGTCTCTAGCTTTAGCGACGGTGGCAGATGGGGCACTCTATCCTAATCTTTGGTACATGGTTCTCTTTTTAATTGGCGCTGTTGCCATGCGCGGGGCAGGCTGCACCTATAATGATCTCGTGGACCGGGACATCGATGGGAAAGTAGAGAGAACTCGGTCCCGTCCGATTCCAAGTGGTCAAGTCACTCCGTTTCAAGCTAAAATTTTTATGCTGGTACAGGCTTTTGTTGGGCTTGTGGTTTTGCTGCAGTTTAACAATTATACGATCCTTTTGGGCTTCAGTTCTCTTTTGATCGTTGCTGCCTATCCATTTATGAAACGGATTACCAATTGGCCGCAATTTGTCCTTGGCTTGGCGTTCAATTGGGGGGCACTTGTTGGATGGTCCGCTATGTTTGGAAGTTTGAGTCTTGTACCGATACTGCTGTATTCTGCTGGGATATTCTGGACAATAGGCTATGACACCATCTACGCCTTTCAAGATATCGAGGATGATGCCCTTATAGGTGTAAAGTCGACTGCGCGGTTGTTTGAGAAGCATCCGGTAATTGCTCTTTCCTGTTTTTACGGAACTGCCTTGCTTTTATTCCTTCTAGCCTTGGTTATGGCAGGGGGGCAGGGGCCAGCGTATGCGGGAATTCTCATCGTGGGAGCCCATCTATTCACCCAGATAAGGACTTTGGATGTCGCAGATAGAGAAAAATGCCTGAAGCTCTTTAAATCTAACAACCAATTGGGATGGGTCTTGTTTCTTGGCCTGCTCGCAGATGCTGTTTGGGCCTATGTAATTTAA
- the lpxK gene encoding tetraacyldisaccharide 4'-kinase, which produces MKAPAFWWKTKGSWQSAVLSPLGAVYGSVSALSMKRSPRYHSTLPVVCSGNFTVGGSGKTPFSIALFDALSKRGVKPAFLLRGYGGMLQGPILVDPRVHRAEHVGDEALLLARTGPCVVSADRVAGAKFIERLGEVQVILMDDGFQNPSLYKDYSFVLVDSVIGIGNGKCLPAGPLRAPLQKQIPDAKGIVLVGEGDAELVLNTSCKPFNPPVFHAQIEPGFADSLEGERVLAFAGIGRPMKFFESLKSCNAEVVETIEFPDHHRFSPEDAEHILAKASTSNLLPVTTAKDYVRFKGSNNETLRELAHKTSVLEVSMMIKEHAALVDTVVGLLPTGDTLAATKKWRNIENAPSVQLHRKPS; this is translated from the coding sequence ATGAAAGCACCTGCATTCTGGTGGAAGACAAAAGGAAGTTGGCAATCAGCAGTGCTGTCGCCCCTTGGAGCTGTGTATGGGAGTGTTTCTGCACTTTCGATGAAACGCTCTCCTCGTTATCATTCTACTCTTCCGGTTGTTTGCTCAGGTAATTTCACTGTAGGCGGTTCAGGGAAAACGCCTTTTTCGATTGCTTTGTTTGATGCCCTGTCAAAACGGGGCGTGAAGCCAGCTTTCCTGCTGCGTGGTTACGGGGGGATGCTTCAGGGGCCAATTCTTGTCGACCCGCGCGTTCACAGGGCCGAGCACGTGGGGGACGAAGCCCTTCTTTTGGCCCGTACAGGTCCATGTGTTGTAAGCGCAGACCGTGTCGCGGGTGCTAAATTCATTGAAAGACTTGGCGAGGTTCAAGTTATTTTAATGGATGACGGATTTCAAAACCCATCCCTATACAAGGATTACTCTTTCGTTCTTGTGGATTCAGTTATCGGTATCGGGAACGGAAAATGTCTCCCAGCTGGGCCACTGCGGGCACCTCTTCAAAAACAAATTCCTGATGCAAAAGGAATTGTACTCGTGGGAGAGGGGGATGCCGAGCTGGTTCTCAATACCAGCTGCAAGCCGTTTAATCCCCCAGTCTTCCATGCTCAAATTGAGCCGGGGTTTGCAGATAGCCTTGAAGGGGAAAGGGTTCTTGCATTTGCAGGCATTGGCCGCCCCATGAAATTTTTCGAATCTTTGAAATCTTGCAATGCGGAAGTTGTGGAGACAATCGAATTTCCGGACCATCACCGATTTTCTCCAGAAGATGCAGAACACATTCTCGCAAAAGCCAGCACGAGTAACCTACTACCGGTTACGACTGCCAAGGATTATGTTCGTTTTAAAGGCAGTAATAATGAAACTCTTCGAGAATTGGCGCACAAAACTTCTGTCTTGGAAGTCTCAATGATGATCAAGGAGCATGCCGCGCTTGTTGATACAGTTGTAGGGTTACTGCCCACAGGGGACACACTTGCTGCAACAAAAAAATGGCGCAACATTGAGAATGCCCCCAGCGTCCAATTGCACAGAAAACCATCTTAA
- a CDS encoding DUF4170 domain-containing protein translates to MGQQESSKQLLHLVFGGELTDPTDVTFRDLGKLDVVGIFPDYETAHAAWKAKAQGTVDNAHMRYFIVHMHRLLDPQKA, encoded by the coding sequence ATGGGTCAGCAGGAAAGCTCTAAACAATTACTTCATCTCGTATTTGGTGGTGAACTGACCGACCCAACGGATGTAACTTTCCGCGACTTGGGTAAGTTGGATGTTGTTGGTATTTTTCCAGACTACGAAACTGCCCATGCAGCCTGGAAAGCAAAAGCGCAAGGAACTGTAGATAACGCACATATGCGCTATTTTATTGTACATATGCACCGTCTTCTGGACCCGCAAAAAGCGTAG
- a CDS encoding lysophospholipid acyltransferase family protein, with amino-acid sequence MLKKLGRHPLVVSALGNLMAWYLRFVRRTSTFHVDPPDFYELKRNKPPYIICLWHGQHFLVPFARPKHWVVKVMISKSADGEINAIAASKLGMGVIRGSGAQRPGQIAKRGGMRGFIEAIKCMREGHSFSMTADVPKGPARKVGRGMVLVAKHSGTPILPVAIATSRHYDFNSWDKASLNLPFSKMCMAVGDEIQIPSDLPDEQVPEYQRIIEDAMNAVTDKAYSMAKDRSN; translated from the coding sequence ATGCTGAAAAAACTGGGCCGCCATCCTTTGGTTGTGAGCGCTCTTGGAAACTTGATGGCATGGTATCTGCGTTTCGTTCGCAGGACCAGTACATTCCATGTGGACCCACCTGACTTTTATGAACTAAAGCGCAACAAGCCGCCCTACATAATTTGTCTTTGGCATGGTCAACACTTCTTGGTACCTTTTGCCCGCCCAAAACACTGGGTGGTTAAAGTGATGATATCCAAAAGTGCAGACGGTGAAATCAATGCAATTGCAGCCTCCAAGTTGGGAATGGGCGTTATTCGCGGATCAGGTGCTCAGCGTCCCGGTCAGATTGCAAAACGCGGTGGAATGCGGGGTTTCATTGAAGCGATAAAGTGTATGCGTGAAGGGCATAGCTTTTCGATGACCGCAGATGTACCTAAAGGACCTGCTCGCAAGGTTGGTCGGGGTATGGTTCTTGTGGCAAAGCATTCGGGAACGCCTATACTTCCTGTTGCAATTGCAACAAGTCGTCACTACGACTTTAATAGCTGGGATAAAGCTAGTCTGAATCTACCATTTAGCAAGATGTGTATGGCAGTGGGGGATGAAATCCAGATTCCGTCAGATCTACCTGATGAACAAGTACCTGAATACCAACGGATTATTGAGGATGCTATGAACGCGGTGACTGATAAGGCCTATAGTATGGCAAAGGATCGGTCCAACTAG
- a CDS encoding 3-deoxy-D-manno-octulosonic acid transferase — MSSLLLSLYRGLGAVAGPVLSTIYKRRAKRGKEDPSRQGERFGIASHSRPDGFLIWIHAASVGETMAILPLASSLLKKHYNVLLTTGTLTSAETVASANVEGLIHQFVPYDTPRIVQRFLDYWKPELAVTVESEIWPTTFIELEKRHIPLAIINGRISEKSFKSWLFLKPLASSVFKAAKLVLAQSPQDGARFKALGIRQVHAAGNIKFDGASLKVDKSKLAELECMIKGRPVWLAASTHPGEEMEVASVHCALKASYPDLLTIIVPRHPARGLLIREELEAAGLRVAQRSRNETVESGSDVYLADSLGELGIFFKLVHIVFMGGSLVPVGGHNLLEPAQLGCAIISGKQVANNEAVYKAFERSGAVVMISDKHSLTKSVQEFLGDAAMAKAYSDKAQQLVLEGSGALARTEDALKQFLPENNK, encoded by the coding sequence ATGTCATCCCTCTTACTCTCGCTCTATAGAGGATTGGGGGCAGTCGCTGGCCCCGTCCTCTCTACCATTTACAAACGGCGTGCCAAACGTGGCAAGGAAGACCCTTCTCGTCAAGGGGAGAGGTTTGGTATTGCTTCGCATTCTCGCCCTGATGGCTTCCTGATTTGGATTCACGCCGCAAGCGTTGGCGAAACAATGGCGATTTTGCCTCTCGCCTCCTCACTATTAAAAAAGCACTACAATGTCCTTTTGACCACAGGAACACTTACCTCGGCTGAAACTGTTGCTTCCGCTAATGTGGAAGGACTTATTCATCAATTCGTTCCCTATGACACTCCTAGGATTGTTCAAAGATTTCTGGATTATTGGAAACCTGAGCTGGCAGTTACAGTTGAATCCGAAATCTGGCCAACAACATTTATTGAACTCGAGAAGAGGCATATACCGCTTGCCATTATCAATGGCCGAATTTCTGAAAAGTCGTTCAAGAGTTGGTTGTTTCTAAAGCCGTTGGCATCGTCTGTGTTTAAGGCCGCCAAGCTTGTTCTAGCGCAATCCCCACAAGATGGCGCTCGTTTTAAGGCTCTCGGTATTCGGCAAGTCCATGCCGCCGGAAATATCAAGTTTGACGGAGCAAGCTTGAAGGTTGATAAATCCAAGCTTGCAGAACTGGAATGTATGATAAAGGGGCGGCCTGTTTGGCTCGCTGCCAGTACTCATCCAGGCGAAGAGATGGAAGTGGCCAGCGTTCACTGTGCCTTAAAAGCCAGTTACCCTGACCTCCTCACAATCATCGTCCCACGCCATCCGGCTCGCGGACTTCTAATTCGCGAAGAGCTGGAGGCCGCCGGTTTGCGAGTTGCTCAACGCTCCCGCAACGAGACTGTTGAAAGTGGTAGTGACGTATATTTGGCAGACAGCCTTGGGGAGCTAGGTATATTCTTTAAACTGGTTCATATCGTTTTTATGGGGGGATCTCTTGTCCCTGTCGGTGGGCATAACCTGCTCGAACCTGCACAACTCGGCTGTGCCATTATCAGCGGTAAACAAGTCGCCAATAATGAAGCGGTTTATAAAGCTTTTGAGCGTTCTGGTGCTGTCGTAATGATTTCAGATAAACACTCGCTTACGAAAAGTGTGCAAGAATTCCTTGGGGATGCGGCAATGGCAAAGGCGTACTCCGATAAAGCGCAGCAGCTTGTCCTTGAGGGGAGTGGAGCATTAGCTCGAACAGAAGACGCCTTGAAACAATTTTTGCCAGAAAATAACAAATAG
- a CDS encoding 3'(2'),5'-bisphosphate nucleotidase CysQ, with translation MPEADINKLDVEILIAAALEGGEKAKAHFGSKPRSWQKEDASPVSVADVEVDNFLRETLMGARPDYGWLSEETEDNTERLKCNRTFVVDPIDGTRAFLEGGTEWCLSLAVVQDGRPVVGVIYCPMREQLFVAIQGRGATLNGEPTSVSQKEETRGARVVAPGSFFNRDSVKGLELSKQPYLRSLAYRIVMVAAGELEASVTRSKAQDWDLAAADVILQESGGRVVSGDGSQLLYNKSAIKQPALIASSDRLVKKLQGIVEKN, from the coding sequence TTGCCGGAAGCTGATATCAATAAGCTGGACGTCGAAATCTTGATAGCTGCGGCTCTTGAAGGTGGTGAAAAAGCAAAAGCACATTTTGGTTCGAAGCCACGGAGCTGGCAGAAGGAAGACGCCTCTCCTGTATCCGTGGCAGACGTGGAAGTTGATAACTTTCTACGTGAAACCCTCATGGGGGCTCGTCCCGATTATGGCTGGTTATCGGAAGAAACGGAAGATAACACAGAGCGCCTGAAGTGTAACAGAACCTTTGTTGTGGATCCCATCGATGGTACCCGCGCCTTTTTGGAGGGGGGGACAGAATGGTGCTTGTCTTTAGCTGTTGTTCAGGACGGTCGTCCAGTTGTGGGGGTTATTTATTGCCCAATGCGTGAGCAGTTGTTTGTAGCTATTCAGGGTAGGGGAGCAACTTTGAATGGTGAGCCCACTTCAGTCTCGCAAAAAGAAGAGACGCGTGGAGCTCGAGTGGTTGCGCCCGGCTCATTTTTCAATAGAGATAGTGTAAAGGGGCTGGAGCTTTCCAAACAGCCCTACTTACGTTCTCTGGCCTATAGAATAGTCATGGTTGCAGCTGGAGAGCTAGAAGCGAGCGTAACAAGGTCAAAAGCACAAGATTGGGATCTGGCGGCAGCAGATGTCATTCTTCAAGAATCTGGTGGGCGAGTGGTAAGTGGTGATGGTTCTCAACTTCTCTACAACAAATCTGCCATAAAACAGCCGGCCCTTATAGCATCTTCTGACAGACTGGTTAAAAAGCTTCAAGGAATCGTTGAGAAGAATTGA
- a CDS encoding TldD/PmbA family protein produces the protein MSDAKHTSLLEERALRLVEAAMKAGADAADAVAVTGTSLSVSVREGKVEDTDRSEGEDFTLRAFIGKQVASISTNSFDDIEEMAQRAVAMAKVTPEDPYAGLGEQDKLLKEIPSLDLLDERAVSSKELKELALKAEDAALSVEGVSKSGGAGASWGRSGMVLATSHGFVGEYSRSRSGYSVTAIAGEGTCMEREYDFDSRTYWDELMLPEEVGKNAGERAVRSQNPRQIETCKAPIIYEPRAARSILGHFAGAINGAGIARGTSFLKEYMGKKVFAEGIKISDDPFKPRGGATMPFDAEGIGADYLELISDGVLNHWLLDSAAARELGLETNGRARRAGSGTSPGSTNLTLHGGQVSFANLLKDMGRGLLVTSLIGHGANGITGDYSRGASGFWIEDGEVAYPVSEITIAGNMKDMFLNITPANDLDDRYAVATPSLLIEGLTIAGS, from the coding sequence ATGAGCGACGCCAAGCATACGTCATTGTTGGAAGAACGGGCACTGCGGCTAGTGGAGGCAGCTATGAAAGCTGGTGCAGATGCTGCTGATGCTGTGGCTGTGACTGGCACCTCTCTTTCCGTTTCTGTGAGAGAAGGAAAAGTAGAAGATACTGACCGGTCCGAGGGGGAGGACTTTACGCTGCGGGCGTTTATAGGAAAGCAAGTTGCAAGTATCTCAACGAACTCTTTCGATGATATTGAGGAGATGGCACAGCGGGCCGTAGCCATGGCGAAAGTTACTCCCGAGGACCCATATGCGGGACTTGGAGAGCAAGATAAGCTCCTCAAAGAAATTCCCAGTTTGGATTTGCTGGATGAACGTGCAGTCTCGTCCAAGGAGTTGAAAGAGCTCGCACTTAAGGCAGAAGACGCGGCTCTATCCGTGGAAGGCGTGTCTAAATCTGGCGGCGCTGGTGCCAGTTGGGGGCGCTCTGGAATGGTGCTTGCTACAAGTCACGGTTTTGTCGGCGAGTATTCTCGCTCTCGTTCAGGTTACTCTGTAACAGCTATCGCTGGCGAGGGGACCTGTATGGAGCGGGAGTATGATTTCGATTCTCGCACATATTGGGATGAGTTAATGCTACCCGAAGAAGTGGGGAAAAATGCTGGAGAAAGAGCTGTTCGCTCTCAAAATCCCCGTCAGATTGAAACATGTAAAGCTCCAATTATTTATGAGCCGCGTGCTGCTCGTTCAATCCTTGGACACTTTGCTGGTGCCATCAATGGTGCAGGTATTGCGCGCGGAACAAGCTTTCTGAAAGAGTACATGGGAAAGAAAGTTTTCGCAGAAGGCATCAAGATTTCAGATGATCCTTTTAAGCCCAGAGGTGGAGCTACTATGCCTTTTGATGCAGAGGGGATCGGTGCTGACTATCTGGAGTTGATTTCTGATGGTGTTTTGAACCACTGGCTTCTTGACAGCGCTGCGGCCCGGGAGCTTGGATTGGAGACGAACGGACGCGCACGGCGTGCCGGGTCCGGCACTTCGCCCGGTTCCACAAATCTGACACTGCATGGCGGTCAAGTGAGTTTTGCGAACCTGCTTAAAGACATGGGCCGAGGGTTGCTTGTGACCAGCTTGATCGGACATGGTGCAAATGGCATAACTGGGGACTACTCAAGAGGAGCCTCAGGCTTTTGGATTGAAGATGGTGAAGTGGCTTACCCGGTTAGCGAAATTACCATTGCTGGAAATATGAAGGACATGTTCCTTAACATTACGCCAGCAAATGACTTGGATGACCGTTATGCAGTTGCCACTCCCTCTCTTCTCATTGAAGGACTAACGATTGCCGGAAGCTGA